The following is a genomic window from Staphylococcus capitis subsp. capitis.
AATTTTATGAGAGTCTTTCGGCTATCTTTAATTTAATGACGATTGTCGGAATGAATCGATTTTCAAGTTTAGCGAGTAAATCTAATGATTATACGGCTTTTGGGCCTGTCACAATAATGAATAAAGAGGATTACTTTAAAACAGGTGGTCATAAAAATGCACGCAACACTATTATAGAAGGCTTTGCATTAGGAGAGGCATTTAGTCAATCTAACTTGCCAATTACGGTATACGAAGGTAGTGAATATGTTAAGTTTCGCATGTATGAAGAAGGACTTCGCTCACTTATACAAGGATGGACAAAGCATTTTTCAGTAGGAGCCAATCAAACTGAACCTCAAGTAATGTTGGCGATTATTATGTGGTTAATGGGCTCACTCACATCAACAATGGCTTTACTACTTGGATGGATTGCTAAACCGATATCGCTAATATTTTCCGGAATTGTTTATATTTTATATACATGGGAATTTGTAAGTTTACATAGAAGAGTGGGTGCTTTTTCAATAATATTGCTCATTCTTCATCCAATTTTGTTTGTGTTCTTTATTATTATCTTCATAAACTCATGGCGACACGCTCATTTTTCAAAAAAGGTAAAATGGAAGGGTCGTACATTTGATATAAGTTGAATTTTATACTAGGCCATTAAATTATAGGAGGAATTCCATGACATCGAATGAAAAAAACTTTAAATACTGCCATCAAATTATGAAAGAACATTCTAAAAGTTTTTCTTATGCTTTTGATTATTTACCTGAAAATGAACGCAAAGCAGTATGGGCGATTTATGCAGTATGTCGAATTATAGATGACAGTATTGACGTACATGAAAATCCTCAAATACTTAAAAATATACACGACGATATTATAACTATCGAGAAAAATCATGACGTTGAAAACTACGAATTTAAAAGCAATCAAATGATTATGGAAGCTTTGTATACAGTTTCCCAAAATTTCACAATTGAATATCAATCTTTTTATAATCTCATTCAAACTGTATATGAAGATCAGGATTTTGAGATGTTTGAAACTGATGATGAATTATTAAACTATTGCTATGGCGTAGCAGGTACAGTGGGAGAAGTATTAACTCCTGTACTAGCAGAGCAACCTAACGAAGAAACGTATCGAATCGCGCGTAAACTAGGAGAAGCACTCCAAATAACCAATATTTTAAGAGACGTAGGTGAAGATTTTGAGAATGACAGAATTTACTTTAGTAAGTCGAGTTTGTCTCGATTTGATGTCTCTATTGAAAATGATTTTAACAATGGAGTGTCACAGCAATATATTGATTTATGGGAGCATCATGCGAAACTAGCTCAAGAAGACTATGATATTGCACTATCAAATCTTGGTGTTTTCAATAAAGAAGCGCAACCAATTATTGAATTAGCTTCAATTATTTACCGTGGCATATTAGATGAAGTGAGAAAAGCTTCCTATACATTACATCGTCGTGTCTACGTTTCTAAATTAGATAAGGTAAAAATGTATAAAACAATAAAAAAGAAATATCATTTATAGGTGGAATGTAGTATGAATATTGCTGTAATAGGAGCAGGCGTCACTGGATTAGCAGCGGCAGCAAGACTTGCTTCGCAAGGTAATAATGTAACAATTTTTGAAAAAAATGGGTATCCAGGTGGTCGAATGAGTCAATTCACAAAAGATGGCTTTACCTTTGACAAAGGTCCTTCTATCGTGATGATCCCGAGGTATACAAGGCAGTATTTGAAGAAAGCGGTAAGAAATTTGAAGACTACGTAGATATGGAACAATTGCGCTATATTTATGATGTTTACTTTGAGAAAAATGACAAAGTAAGAGTACCTACTGATTTAGCCGAACTTCAAGAAACGCTTGAAAGTATTGAACCAGGTACGACACATGGGTTTATGTCATTTTTAACTGATGTTTACAAGCGATATGAAATTGCGCGCTATCATTTTTTAGAGAAAACATATAGAAAGGTTACGGATTTCTATAATGTAGATTCGCTTATTAAAGGTTTGAAATTAAAAACATTAAACAATGCTGATAATTTAATAGAAAATTATATTGATAATGAACGAATACAAAAATTATTAGCATTTCAAATGTTATATATAGGAATTGATCCAAAACGCGGCCCCTCTTTATACTCAATTATTCCTATGGTAGAAATGATGTTTGGTGTTCACTTTATTAAGGGGGGCATGTATGGATTAACACGTGGACTTGTTAAATTAAATAAAGATTTAGATGTGAATATTCAATTAAATTCTAATATAGAAGAAATCATCATCGACCCTAAATATAAGCGTGCTGATGGCGTAAGGGTTAATGGTCTTGTGCAACGATTCGATAAAGTATTATGTACAGCAGATTTTCCTTATGCAGCGGAAAAATTGATGCCTTCACATTCACCCGTAAAAAAATATAAACCTAGTAAAATTGAAAAATTAGATTATTCTTGTTCTGCATTTTTAATGTATGTTGGTATTGATAAAGATGTGACTAGCGAGATGTTGCTACATAATGTCATTTTTTCCCAACAATTCCGACAAAACATAGGTGAAATATTTAACGGTTCATTATCTGAAGATCCATCTATTTACGTTTATGTGCCTGCAGTTGGAGATCGGAGTATGGCACCTGAAGGTCAAACCGGTATCTATGTTTTAATGCCTACGCCAGAATTAAAAACAGGTCATATTGATTGGAAAGATGAAAATGTGATTAAGAAAGTTAAAGATATTATCTATCGTCAATTAGAGACAATTGACGTATTAGAGGATGTAAAATCAAATGTTATATCTGAAACTGTTTATACACCAATCGATTTTGAAAATGATTATAATGCGAAGTTTGGTACAGCATTTGGTTTAATGCCGACATTAGCCCAAAGTAACTAATACAGACCTCCAAATGTTTTGAGAGATTACAAAGATTTATATTTTGCTGGAGCGAGTACACATCCTGGTGCCGGAGTACCTATTGTATTAACTAGCGCTAAAATTACTGTAAATGAAATGTTGAAAGATATAGACAATAATATTTAGTGAAAATTAGGAGTCATTCAATTTGAAAAAGAGTCCATAAATGTTTGAAAATAAATCATTCGTTTATGGATTTTTTATATATTTAGTGGGAATTTTTTTGCTGATTCATAATAATTACCGTTATTCTAGAATTAGGGAAAGGGAGATAATTAACTTCACTTATCTGAAGATTGTTAATATTGACATAATTAATCTTGTTGATAAAATTGATAATAATAAGAGGATTGAGATTTAATAAAGGGGGCTTATAATGGTAATTTCAAATAGACTTGCTACAATCCCTGATAGTTATTTCGGAAAGACAATGGGGCGTAAAGTTGAACATGGACCTCTTCCGCTTATTAATATGGCGGTAGGAATTCCCGATGGAGAAACACCTAAAGGTATTATTGACCATTTTTCTGAAGCGTTACGTATTCCTGAGAATCAAAAGTATGGTGCTTTTCACGGGAAAGAGTCTTTTAAAGAAGCCATTGTAAATTTTTATGAACGACAATATGGTGTCACACTTCATAAAGACGAAGAAGTTTGCATTTTATATGGCACTTAAAATGGTTTAGTTGCATTACCAACGTGTGTAGTCAATCCTGGCGAAACGGTGCTTTTACCAGATCCAGGATATACTGATTATTTAGCTGGCGTCATGTTAGCAGATGCTAACCCTGTACCCCTAGAACTAGAGCCACTAAATTATCTACCTGATTGAAATAAAATTGATCCACAAGTTTTAAAAGACACTAAATTAATTTATTTAACGTACCCTAATAATCCTACTGGTTCTACAGCTACACAATCCGTATTTGATGAAGCAGTACAACGATTTAAAGATACAGATACTAAAATTGTACATGACTTTGCATATAGTGCCTTTGGGTTTGATGATAAAAACCCAAGTATTCTTGCATCGGAACATGGTAAAGATGTCG
Proteins encoded in this region:
- a CDS encoding glycosyltransferase family 2 protein, encoding MKLIQLLLSLASVISLICGKFIYNRRHTLSRSKHSTIHSNELTVIIPARDEAQRLPNLLRSLTKQRGIYEIIVMDDASQDGTSEVAKAYGATVYETKEDSQWYDKSHACYQGAQHVQTPLMMFVDADVIFNSHAIEAILNSFAQQGNQGLLSIQPYHETFKFYESLSAIFNLMTIVGMNRFSSLASKSNDYTAFGPVTIMNKEDYFKTGGHKNARNTIIEGFALGEAFSQSNLPITVYEGSEYVKFRMYEEGLRSLIQGWTKHFSVGANQTEPQVMLAIIMWLMGSLTSTMALLLGWIAKPISLIFSGIVYILYTWEFVSLHRRVGAFSIILLILHPILFVFFIIIFINSWRHAHFSKKVKWKGRTFDIS
- a CDS encoding phytoene/squalene synthase family protein, which translates into the protein MTSNEKNFKYCHQIMKEHSKSFSYAFDYLPENERKAVWAIYAVCRIIDDSIDVHENPQILKNIHDDIITIEKNHDVENYEFKSNQMIMEALYTVSQNFTIEYQSFYNLIQTVYEDQDFEMFETDDELLNYCYGVAGTVGEVLTPVLAEQPNEETYRIARKLGEALQITNILRDVGEDFENDRIYFSKSSLSRFDVSIENDFNNGVSQQYIDLWEHHAKLAQEDYDIALSNLGVFNKEAQPIIELASIIYRGILDEVRKASYTLHRRVYVSKLDKVKMYKTIKKKYHL